Below is a window of Candidatus Tectomicrobia bacterium DNA.
GCGTGCTCGGCGAACTTGGCCGCCAGCTCCTGGCCCCCAATGAGCTCGAAGCCCGGGTAGTCCTCCACGAACTCGGTGTTGAGGATCTCGCCCCCGGGGGCGAGCTTCTCGTAGCAGACGACGTTCAGCTTCGAGCGCGAGGCGTAGAGGCCCGCCGTCAGGCCCGCCGGCCCCCCGCCCACGATGATGATGTCATAATCACGGTCCGCCAAGCGACGCTCCTTTGAGGTGCCCCGGGCGCGGAATCGCCCGGAAACGGAAGGGAAATCTTAGCATCCGCCCCTTCTCCTGCCAACCCGGGGGCGGGGGCGGTCAATTCCGCAGGTCGCGGAGCTTCGCCTCGTACTCCTCCTTCTGGATCTCGCCCCGCGCGTAGCGCTTCTTGAGGATGTCCTCGGCGGCCTCCCCCGTGGGGCGGCCCGGGGCGGCGGCGAGCAGCCAGCGCGCCGCCGCGATGGCGAGGACGAGGATCGCCACCCAGAAGAGGATCATGATGATCCCCATCCCCGTCCCCATCATCCCCCACCCCCACATGTGCCAGGGGCCATAGCCGCCCCAGTCCCCCCCGGGCTGGGCGGCGGCGGGAGCGGCGGAGGCAAAGAACGCGAACGAAGCCCCGGCGATGGCGCGCATGGCGGCCTCCTTCATCGGGCTTATACCGAAAAGGCGCGGGACCGCGGGAAGGCAGTCGCGGGAGGGCTCCGTCATCCTAGCAGGGCCCGGGCGGGCCCTCAAACCGCTCCTTCGAACGCCGCGAGGACCGGGCACAGGGAGGCGGGGGCATCCTTCCGGCAGGCGTCGGCCAGGGCCCGCAGCTCGCGGCGGACGCGCTGGAGGGCGCGGATTTTTTCGTCGATCTCGGCCACCTTGCGCTCGGCCCGGCCCAGGACGTCCCCGCAGCGCGCGCGGTCCCTCAAACGGAGCTCCAGGAGGCCGCGAATCTCCTCCAGCGAGAAGCCGAGGGCCTGGGCCCGCTTGATGGCGCTCAGCCTCCCCACGGCCTCGGGAGGATACACCCGGAAGGCGCCGCGCCGCTCCCCCGGACGCTCGATGAGGCCCCTGCGCTCGTAGTAGCGCACGGTCTCCACGTGAACCCCGGCGCACCGGGCCAGGGCGCCGATGGTGAGGGGGCGCTTGGAAGAAGTCTGGGCGCGCGGCATGGGAGGCTCCTTACCGGGACGGCGGCGCGGGCGAGGATGAGGCCCGGACCCCATATATCCAACTGCCCGATGAAGATTACACCCATGAGCATGAAAATCATCCCGCCGGGAGCGTTCTCCCCAGGTCGATTCCCGCCAGCGGAAGAACTCGAACCCAATCAGAGCATATAAGCGATATCCGATGTCGCCGTCGGGTAAGCGAAAATCATGTCCTTCAGGATTCGAGAGGTCAGGCCGTTTCGAATGGCCAGAGCGAAGAGGTTGATGGTTTCCTCGGCGCCTGGTCCCAGGAGATGCGCCCCCAGAATCCGCTCGGTGCCTTCTTCTATCAAAATCTTGTACCCGGCGCAGTCTTCTCCGATTCGGCGGGACGTATACCAGCCCGAGGAATCCCCCCGGCTGACGCGGAACTTGAGGCCCCTGCGGTTCGCTTCACCTTCCTGCAACCCCACGCCGGCGAGGGGCGGGATGGTGAAGACCACGCTCGGCACCCCCCGGTGATTGGGCTTGTGCTTGTTTCCCTCCAGCAAATTACGGGCGACGATGGTTCCCTCATGGGCCGCCACCGGGGTCAGCGGGGGGCCGCTCTCCGCCGCGTCGCCCGCCGCGTACACGGCCGGATTCGAGACGCTCTGGAGGTAGTCGTTCACTTTGACGCCGCGCTCATGCTCCACGTGGGCTGCGCCGAGATTCAGATCGTCAATCTCGGGGACCCTCCCGGCGGCATGCACCACCAAGTCCGCCCCGAAATCCTTGGTTGATCCATTCGTTTTGGCAGTTGCCAGAAAAGCGCTTCCCTGCTTTTCAATCCGAGAGACTTCGGTCTCCAGGTGCACCACGATTCCTAGG
It encodes the following:
- a CDS encoding heavy metal-responsive transcriptional regulator, translated to MPRAQTSSKRPLTIGALARCAGVHVETVRYYERRGLIERPGERRGAFRVYPPEAVGRLSAIKRAQALGFSLEEIRGLLELRLRDRARCGDVLGRAERKVAEIDEKIRALQRVRRELRALADACRKDAPASLCPVLAAFEGAV
- a CDS encoding SHOCT domain-containing protein; this translates as MRAIAGASFAFFASAAPAAAQPGGDWGGYGPWHMWGWGMMGTGMGIIMILFWVAILVLAIAAARWLLAAAPGRPTGEAAEDILKKRYARGEIQKEEYEAKLRDLRN
- a CDS encoding NAD(P)/FAD-dependent oxidoreductase — its product is MAKNYDLVVIGTGSAASSAAAMCRSAGWSVAVVDSRPFGGTCALRGCDPKKVLVGAAEAADHARRLHGKGFTAERIGIHWQDLIRFKRSFTEPMPGKMEKNYNDKGIETYHGRARFTGKQSLQVENEALEARHVVIATGARPATLGIPGEEHLTTSEQFLDLEELPRRMLLVGGGYIAFEFAHVASRAGSQVTVLHRGKRVLGGFDPDLTGQLLEKSRRLGIVVHLETEVSRIEKQGSAFLATAKTNGSTKDFGADLVVHAAGRVPEIDDLNLGAAHVEHERGVKVNDYLQSVSNPAVYAAGDAAESGPPLTPVAAHEGTIVARNLLEGNKHKPNHRGVPSVVFTIPPLAGVGLQEGEANRRGLKFRVSRGDSSGWYTSRRIGEDCAGYKILIEEGTERILGAHLLGPGAEETINLFALAIRNGLTSRILKDMIFAYPTATSDIAYML